TCCTAACACCACCTTCTGATACAACAGACTTCCTCAGATGCTCATTGCTTGAAGTGAGATTCTGCAAGCATTCTGCTGCATACTCTTTGGAACCTAATAAAATTCCATAATTAAGAAGATTAATCATAACCCTCACAATTCCTTCTTCAGCCAAAGCCTGTCTCACCTCAGGAACAGCTGATACATTTGTCAAAGTACAGGCAGCAGCAGCCTGTGACACAGAATCACCATTTTGACAAAGCTCAATCAATGGCTGAACACCACCGTGTCCAACAATTGCACGCGTTGTTTCTGCTGACATTGACAATCTCTGAAGAGATACAGTAGCCTTCTCTTTACCCACAGCACTACCAGATTCAACAAGCCTTATAAGAGGTGGCAGAACTCCTTCAGAAACTAGCCACTTTTCACAGCTTCCCGACTCCACGAGAGAGCATATAACACTAACTGTCTTCTCCCTTATCCGTGGAGATGTTGCTGTGAGCAATTGAACCAAAGCAGCAACATTGCTCCTACCAAAAATAGCCAAAACATTCTTCTCATCCTCTTTCATAACATCATAGAGTCTGTCTAAGGCTTTGTGCTTTGCTTCCAAGTGACCAATCTGAAGGCGTGCAAGTAGTTCTCTTATATTGTTGTGTGTTGCAATATCTGATTCTGCCATAGAACCTAACACGGTTAATGGCAAACTAGCTTCACCAAGCACCCCCGTCTTGATCAAGAGACCACAATCCTTCAAATTCAAATCCAGTTTCCCAATCAATGCATCAAGATCACTCTGCATCCGAAGCTTTCCCTCGTACTTCTCCTTCACACACAACTCAGCCAATTCAATGGCTTCTCTAAGTGTCTTTGACACAGCCTGCAATTGCTCCTTGCAAAGAGCATTCCTGGAGAAACAAGGGTGGCTCGACAAGTCCGATAAACGTAATGGAATCTGCTCCAATTTTGAAATGATCATCTTCCACCTACCAGGAAACCCCTTAACCTCCCTTGCATTAGCAAGAGCAACAGGAACAAGTTCCTGTGCATGCAACAACCAGTCTTCTGTGGAACGGGCTTCAAATGCAGCCGCATCTTTATCTTTACTAACTTGAGTTGCTTCCACCATGTTTTCAAATTTCGGTGGAGTGGTCTAGTAGAATTCAATTGATGATCAACAAAGCTGTAGAATAGAAGAAAACCAAGCTCAAAGAAATGACCAAGATTCCAATTTGTAGAAAAGCAATGATATTAACAGCATAGAAAATTAAAAGGTTGTGGAGCAGTAGCTATCATAAAATccgtaaattataaattaagactccaatagaaaattctcagacattaaaaagaaataaaaaagactaGACCAACATCAATAACTTCGAGAATCTTATGATCACACACAAAGCTTGTTTGAAAGCATGAGTCAACCATCATCAAAACTGAAGTACCTAAAGATGCCCCACGAGTCTTTTTTTCCCTTACTTTAGCAAGTGATCATTTAATGCCCTTTTGGATATTCCAAACCATATATTAAATTTCGATgtgaataagaaaagagaagctAAACCATGGTTGATGAGAATAGCTATTGATGAAAGTGAGGGATTTGGCGTGTAACGGCTAACTATTGAGTCCAATTAAGAAGCCGTCGGGGGATAATATTATACAAATCAAAAGCATTAGGCCAAAGAGACCCACCCCACGCATGGTATAAATGTCATACAAAAACCCTCTCAAGGGTAATTTGGTCACTGACACAAAATCTCCTTCAACTTTACTTTTCATCCATGAAAATTGAGGTTGGTAAAGAGAGTATCAAAGTTAAACGTAGGGAGTTTTGTTTGTCATGTTGATTCCAACCCACATCAAGGATTCCAGTTTCTACAAGAGAGGCTCGTCAAAAGCGGAATTCTTAAAtgtgtttttccttctttctcctCATAAAGGCTACCGGTTTGAGAAAGGGAAAGGCTTTACTTTGAAGGAaagacacaaaacaaaagtctcCATCTACAAGTTGTATACAACACAattatattcaataaataaccccttattattatttattgctATCATAATTACTGTTAAGTATTAACATTgatgaaaattcaaaatcataaatgtaAATAGTAATATACCTCAAACCAACCTGAGTTGCTAAATCTTCAAAAGACTTGATCCTGTCAAGAGCTATCACTGTAGTTCCCCACTGTTTCTGCAAACCCAAAAGACATAAGAGAAAATATTAAGTTCACAAGCAAAAgggtagaaaaaaaaacagaatttttcttttctatagaaagagatcaaattcaaaccaaagaagcaacaaaaagaaaacacttgAAGAACCAACCTTTAAGAATGAGCAACTAAGACAACAGGACAAGCCTTTGTAGCTTAATCTTCAAACTTGACACtctatcacacacacacacatacacactaTAGTGTACTTCAGAAATGGCTATAGAGAGCAACAACTACCCACCAACACTGCAAAATGTAAATGCAATGCTTCCAAACTCATCAATCAAGACACAGCTGGATTTATTTACTTCAAAACCATGCCCTTCATGTTAATTTCTGAGAATCAGAAACGTCTTCTGTGCCATAACTCAGAAACAGACACGACACGCTCAAAATGAAAGTGGTGATCAAGTTTTGAAACAAAACCTGctctaaagtattttaaaaaataaaataaaaaagctttAACTGCACAAAACGACAAAAGAAGtacaatacaaacaacaacgtTCATCCCCACtgttcaaaaatcaaatttttaccAGCGTGGAAGCCAGTGTCAGCGTTGAGGGAGAAGTGGGAGCTTATGTTTCGTGTGATGAGGCTTAAAGGTCTAGCAGGTTCAATGATCGAACGGTGGAGATTGTAGTTTGGACAGACAAGGTTACCGTTGGGatttgttgaaatttgaaaatgctATGGATTTTGTCTTTGCACGTTACCAATGTGATGACGTGGAAACTCTGCCACGTGTGATGTGGGGACAGATGCTAACTTTCAAAGTGACTAGAATCCCACGTGAGAAGTGGACGGATCATGAGGAACTGTGTTCAGTTCAGTTCGCAGTGTTCAGCGTTATGGTTTTTGAATTTGCAAACATTTGACATTGGTTTTGTTGGAAATTTGCGAATATGCCACTGATTAAAAGCTTGGTGAAGCAAAGCATGTGAGGTGTTGGCTGGtaaatagaaaatagaattGTAAATTGTCATATTCCACCTCAAAAGTTTGACGAgctgttaaattgattttttctttaaatatataaaagaataacaaatttgttctctattaaatttgtaaaaatattatcattatgttgtaatttctcaaaatttatataagcaAGAAAGTGATTTTGCATGGTAGATTTAATTatagtaaatttaattaattttattttgtttaacgttatttttatttttagtgatttttttatttatgatatcaagttttaatgaaaaaaatttaataaataattttattttttttatttgagattagtaaaattaaataatctcaACTTTcttaatcatataaaattatatatatatatatatatatatatgagtctaggaataatatttaaaaatcaatttgataataaattatattttttaggatcaatttgatattaaattaaaaattttaaggatcaatttatcatttaatcGTCTATCGTATTAATTTATTGTAtcttttacacatttaaaattaaatttaaattatttattttttaggaatcAATTTGTTAGTGTATcacatttttgtaaaaaattaaattgttactTGGTAGTctcaaattagattttttattatttatgatatcaaagttttaatgaaaaaaatttaataaataatcttatttttttatttgagattagtaaaattaaataatgtcaACTTCCTTAATCAgtgtgaaattatatatatatatatatatatatatatatatatatatatatatattttgttagttgtgtaaTTACATAATCATGAAAAAAGGAGTAGAGTATTACTGTTAATTGCATAATCAACTCATATTTCAAAAAGGATTTAAAAGAGCAataaagttttttgttttactggggcatatttaattaacttttttttaaaatggaaaaacTAATACTTAATCCAAGTTAAGGAGCTTTAAAGGgggaatattataaataaaagcttcaaaaaaattaaaagttgggaagaaagaaaataatataaaaagttctaaggaatttaaaatttttaagtaaaaaaatataacaagaaaccttcatacaaaaaataaaaataattaatagtctTCAATTATAAAAGCCAATTGCTTTAAGTATGTTTTCGTGATTTGCGGAGAAATAGTAAGAACTAACATACAGACAAAATGATTGAAGAATCATTTACACACGCTTTTTTGCATGCATTGACTTATATACCTTTCTAGTCTTAATGAGAATTTTCCAATGCAAATTAAATTGACAACGATGccaaaaacaataaattgaTGTTTTGAATGGTTTTGTTGTCGTGTCATATGCTTGGTCAGATTTTTTAAGAATTGAGCGTGga
This region of Glycine max cultivar Williams 82 chromosome 7, Glycine_max_v4.0, whole genome shotgun sequence genomic DNA includes:
- the LOC100798922 gene encoding uncharacterized protein → MVEATQVSKDKDAAAFEARSTEDWLLHAQELVPVALANAREVKGFPGRWKMIISKLEQIPLRLSDLSSHPCFSRNALCKEQLQAVSKTLREAIELAELCVKEKYEGKLRMQSDLDALIGKLDLNLKDCGLLIKTGVLGEASLPLTVLGSMAESDIATHNNIRELLARLQIGHLEAKHKALDRLYDVMKEDEKNVLAIFGRSNVAALVQLLTATSPRIREKTVSVICSLVESGSCEKWLVSEGVLPPLIRLVESGSAVGKEKATVSLQRLSMSAETTRAIVGHGGVQPLIELCQNGDSVSQAAAACTLTNVSAVPEVRQALAEEGIVRVMINLLNYGILLGSKEYAAECLQNLTSSNEHLRKSVVSEGGVRSLLAYLDGPLPQESAVGALKNLVGSVSEETLVSLGLVPCLVHVLKSGSLGAQQASASIICRVCSSMEMKKIVGEAGCIPLLIKMLDAKSNTAREVAAQAISSLMVLSQNRREVKKDDKSVPNLVQLLDPSPQNTAKKYAVSCLGSLSPSKKCKKLMISYGAIGYLKKLTEMDIVGAKKLLQRLERGKLRSLFSRK